The following proteins are encoded in a genomic region of Glycine soja cultivar W05 chromosome 17, ASM419377v2, whole genome shotgun sequence:
- the LOC114391900 gene encoding cold-responsive protein kinase 1-like isoform X2 has protein sequence MHASVPKMPRRILPEKPPIPSHHDPGVFFFLGGIVVLVILLILVFIFWRRIKRPAKVMENTVLTSQQHGPMEFISGNLRTISYFDFRTLRRATKNFHPRNLLGSGGFGPVYQGKLADGRLIAVKTLSLDKSQQGEKEFLAEVRMITSIQHKNLVRLIGCCTDGPQRILVYEYMKNRSLDLIIYGKSDQFLNWSTRFQIILGVARGLQYLHEDSHLRIVHRDIKASNILLDEKFQPRIGDFGLARFFPEDQAYLSTQFAGTLGYTAPEYAIRGELSEKADIYSFGVLVLEIISCRKNTDLTLASEKQYLPEYAWKLYEKSMLMEIVDPKLQEQGIEEKDVMQAFHVALLCLQPHADLRPAMSEIVAMLTFKVEMVTAPMRPIFVDRRRVMDDEHHSWETIYEAFTTAVASRPT, from the exons ATGCATGCTTCTGTCCCCAAGATGCCTCGAAGAATACTCCCAG AGAAACCTCCTATTCCTTCACACCATGACCCTGGAGTGTTTTTCTTCCTTGGAGGGATTGTAGTGCTCGTCATATTGCTGATTCTTGTGTTTATATTTTGGAGGCGTATTAAACGGCCAGCAAAGGTGATGGAGAACACAGTTCTAACAAGTCAGCAGCATG GACCAATGGAGTTCATTAGTGGGAACCTTCGGACAATTAGCTACTTTGACTTCCGGACATTGAGGAGAGCCACTAAGAATTTCCATCCTCGAAATCTACTTGGAAGTGGTGGATTTGGGCCTGTCTATCAG GGAAAGTTGGCAGATGGAAGGCTTATTGCCGTCAAGACATTGTCTCTTGACAAGTCTCAACAAGGTGAAAAAGAATTTCTGGCAGAAGTGAGAATGATCACAAGCATTCAACACAAAAATCTGGTTCGCCTTATTGGATGTTGCACAGATGGCCCTCAAAGGATACTTGTGTACGAATACATGAAGAACAGAAGTTTAGACCTCATAATATATG GAAAGAGTGATCAATTTCTGAATTGGAGCACTAGATTCCAAATTATTCTTGGTGTAGCACGGGGATTACAATACCTCCACGAGGATTCACATTTAAGAATTGTTCACCGAGACATCAAAGCAAGCAACATTCTTCTTGATGAGAAGTTTCAGCCTAGGATTGGAGACTTTGGGCTAGCTAGGTTCTTCCCTGAAGACCAAGCTTACCTTAGCACTCAGTTCGCAGGAACATT AGGTTATACAGCTCCTGAGTATGCCATTAGAGGAGAATTGTCTGAAAAGGCAGACATATATAGTTTTGGAGTTCTTGTGCTTGAAATCATCAGTTGTAGGAAAAACACAGATCTTACTTTAGCATCAGAAAAACAGTACCTCCCTGAATAT GCATGGAAACTTTATGAGAAGTCAATGTTGATGGAAATTGTAGATCCAAAGCTGCAAGAGCAAGGCATAGAAGAAAAGGATGTCATGCAAGCATTCCACGTGGCCTTGTTATGCCTTCAGCCACACGCGGATTTGAGGCCTGCCATGTCAGAGATCGTAGCAATGTTGACATTCAAAGTTGAAATGGTTACAGCACCAATGAGGCCAATCTTCGTTGATCGAAGGCGCGTAATGGATGATGAACACCACTCATGGGAAACCATATACGAGGCTTTCACCACTGCAGTGGCATCCCGGCCCACGTAA
- the LOC114391900 gene encoding cold-responsive protein kinase 1-like isoform X1: MHASVPKMPRRILPEKPPIPSHHDPGVFFFLGGIVVLVILLILVFIFWRRIKRPAKVMENTVLTSQQHGKYIEPSEVMKMIVPNIKQPGPMEFISGNLRTISYFDFRTLRRATKNFHPRNLLGSGGFGPVYQGKLADGRLIAVKTLSLDKSQQGEKEFLAEVRMITSIQHKNLVRLIGCCTDGPQRILVYEYMKNRSLDLIIYGKSDQFLNWSTRFQIILGVARGLQYLHEDSHLRIVHRDIKASNILLDEKFQPRIGDFGLARFFPEDQAYLSTQFAGTLGYTAPEYAIRGELSEKADIYSFGVLVLEIISCRKNTDLTLASEKQYLPEYAWKLYEKSMLMEIVDPKLQEQGIEEKDVMQAFHVALLCLQPHADLRPAMSEIVAMLTFKVEMVTAPMRPIFVDRRRVMDDEHHSWETIYEAFTTAVASRPT, translated from the exons ATGCATGCTTCTGTCCCCAAGATGCCTCGAAGAATACTCCCAG AGAAACCTCCTATTCCTTCACACCATGACCCTGGAGTGTTTTTCTTCCTTGGAGGGATTGTAGTGCTCGTCATATTGCTGATTCTTGTGTTTATATTTTGGAGGCGTATTAAACGGCCAGCAAAGGTGATGGAGAACACAGTTCTAACAAGTCAGCAGCATG GGAAATATATTGAACCGTCAGAGGTGATGAAGATGATAGTACCAAATATAAAACAGCCAG GACCAATGGAGTTCATTAGTGGGAACCTTCGGACAATTAGCTACTTTGACTTCCGGACATTGAGGAGAGCCACTAAGAATTTCCATCCTCGAAATCTACTTGGAAGTGGTGGATTTGGGCCTGTCTATCAG GGAAAGTTGGCAGATGGAAGGCTTATTGCCGTCAAGACATTGTCTCTTGACAAGTCTCAACAAGGTGAAAAAGAATTTCTGGCAGAAGTGAGAATGATCACAAGCATTCAACACAAAAATCTGGTTCGCCTTATTGGATGTTGCACAGATGGCCCTCAAAGGATACTTGTGTACGAATACATGAAGAACAGAAGTTTAGACCTCATAATATATG GAAAGAGTGATCAATTTCTGAATTGGAGCACTAGATTCCAAATTATTCTTGGTGTAGCACGGGGATTACAATACCTCCACGAGGATTCACATTTAAGAATTGTTCACCGAGACATCAAAGCAAGCAACATTCTTCTTGATGAGAAGTTTCAGCCTAGGATTGGAGACTTTGGGCTAGCTAGGTTCTTCCCTGAAGACCAAGCTTACCTTAGCACTCAGTTCGCAGGAACATT AGGTTATACAGCTCCTGAGTATGCCATTAGAGGAGAATTGTCTGAAAAGGCAGACATATATAGTTTTGGAGTTCTTGTGCTTGAAATCATCAGTTGTAGGAAAAACACAGATCTTACTTTAGCATCAGAAAAACAGTACCTCCCTGAATAT GCATGGAAACTTTATGAGAAGTCAATGTTGATGGAAATTGTAGATCCAAAGCTGCAAGAGCAAGGCATAGAAGAAAAGGATGTCATGCAAGCATTCCACGTGGCCTTGTTATGCCTTCAGCCACACGCGGATTTGAGGCCTGCCATGTCAGAGATCGTAGCAATGTTGACATTCAAAGTTGAAATGGTTACAGCACCAATGAGGCCAATCTTCGTTGATCGAAGGCGCGTAATGGATGATGAACACCACTCATGGGAAACCATATACGAGGCTTTCACCACTGCAGTGGCATCCCGGCCCACGTAA